The following proteins are encoded in a genomic region of Lutra lutra chromosome 16, mLutLut1.2, whole genome shotgun sequence:
- the AATK gene encoding serine/threonine-protein kinase LMTK1, which produces MPAAPLALAMSSSFFNPSFAFSSHFDPDGAPLSELSWSSSLAVVAVSFSGLFTVIALMLACLCCKKGGIGFKEFENAEGEEYAAGFSAQGSPATGAQNGPDVYVLPLTEVSLPMAKQPGRSVQLLKSTDLGRHSLLYLEEVGHGWFGKVFLGEVSAGVGSAPVVVKELKASAGVREQMRFLEEAQPYRALQHSNLLQCLAQCAEVTPYLLVMEFCPMGDLKGYLRSCRVAESLAPDPLTLQRMACELASGVLHLHRHNYVHSDLALRNCLLAADLTVKIGDYGLSHGKYREDYFVTADQLWVPLRWIAPELVDEVHCNLLVVDQTKASNVWSLGVSIWELFELGAQPYPHHSDRQVLAYAVREQQLKLPKPQLQLTLSDRWYEVMQFCWLQPEQRPTAEEVHLLLSYLCAKGATEAEEEFERRWRSLRPGGGGTGPGLAGLALGGAGELAAASSFPLLEQFAGDGFHADGDDVLTVTETSRGLNFEYKWEAGRSAEPFPPPGGPASPSHTARLQELCAPDGAPPGVVPVLSAHSPSVGSEYFIRLEEPAPAAGHDPDCAGCTPSPHAVGLLPDGGDQDNDSEGSVAASLAMEPLLGHVPSPAGSWGHCDYYLHGSHARDLPCSLGSPSPGTLMLAEPREEDSDWGAAAFCPPFLEDPLGTSPSGSSGAQPSPGGEVVGEAEACRAAQHRHWSSNASANNNSGSRGPGSWDTGYVGGCMGCCPSTDHTVQAVPELGGPLALEDTTEPLLGLQGVSSGQELGRCLGLRHLRPAGGLPPATCLLPSSQTQVAISGGDHPQTEPRLAEEAEGSARPQRPLPSLPAPSPEGAPLPAEEAGALASLPALPMPAGSWETAPEVAPSLDSCPVSSELEATVSEDEDMTEATSGIFTDASSDGPPTEKPDVTPAFRSLQKQVGTPDSVDSLDIPSSATDGGGCEVFSPSVIGTPGGQPRALDSGYDTENYESPEFVLKEAHEPCDPEVFGELVSEGESPGPEMQLSTSLGGLSEKNPYRDSAYFSDLDTEPESTSGPQEKGGSALASRLELDLESPGLPSAQPSPESGLPQGAQGTGPTGMPPLLLPPPEDPSPESSSTCAEGPRLEPPWPQGPARGPAGPSPERSKVFLLTPVPLSSESHHPDLQEAAVLLSGPAQQERTGGPSTPRTPLCLALPGLPAAPEGRPEEEEEDSEDSDESDEELRCYSVQEPSEESEEEAPPVPVVVAESQSARNLRGLLKMPSLLSEAFCEDLERKKKAVSFFDDVTVYLFDQESPTRELGEPLPGAKESPPAFLAGGPRTPGAPGRPRPADRSPDGPATPAAEDGGGLAWDDGFPQTPGPEAGLPAPAAPPKPAAPGPFSRFTVSPAPASRFSITHVSDSDAGSVGGPEAGAGGSCKEA; this is translated from the exons ACGGCGCCCCCCTCAGCGAGCTCTCCTGGTCGTCCTCCCTGGCTGTGGTGGCCGTGTCCTTCTCCGGGCTCTTCACTGTCATCGCCCTCATGCTGGCCTGTCTGTGTTGTAAGAAGGGTGGCATCGGGTTCAAG GAGTTTGAGAATGCCGAGGGGGAAGAGTACGCCGCCGGCTTCTCGGCACAGGGCTCCCCTGCGACAGGGGCGCAGAATGGGCCAGACGTGTACGTCCTGCCGCTCACCGAGGTCTCCCTGCCCATGGCCAAGCAGCCAGGGCGCTCAG TACAGCTGCTCAAGTCCACAGACCTGGGCCGGCACAGCCTCTTGTACCTGGAAGAGGTGGGCCACGGCTGGTTCGGGAAG GTGTTCCTGGGGGAGGTGAGCGCGGGCGTCGGCAGCGCCCCGGTGGTGGTGAAGGAGCTGAAAGCGAGCGCCGGCGTCCGGGAGCAGATGCGGTTCCTGGAGGAGGCCCAGCCCTACAG GGCCCTTCAGCACAGTAACCTgctccagtgcctggcacagtgcgCGGAGGTGACGCCCTACCTGCTGGTGATGGAGTTCTGCCCCATG GGAGACCTCAAGGGTTATCTGCGAAGCTGCCGGGTGGCAGAGTCCCTGGCGCCTGACCCCCTCACCCTGCAGCGCATGGCCTGCGAGCTGGCCTCCGGGGTCCTGCACCTGCATCGCCACAACTACGTGCACAG CGACCTGGCCCTGAGGAACTGCCTGCTGGCGGCCGACCTGACGGTGAAAATCGGCGACTACGGCCTGTCCCACGGCAAATACAGG GAGGACTACTTCGTGACCGCCGACCAGCTGTGGGTGCCGCTGCGCTGGATCGCACCCGAGCTGGTGGACGAGGTGCACTGCAACCTGCTGGTGGTGGACCAGACCAAGGCCAGCAACGTGTG GTCCCTGGGCGTGAGCATCTGGGAGCTCTTCGAGCTGGGCGCGCAGCCCTACCCCCACCACTCCGACCGGCAGGTGCTGGCCTACGCCGTCCGGGAGCAGCAGCTGAAACTCCCCAAGCCCCAGCTGCAGCTCACCCTGTCTGACCGCTG GTACGAGGTGATGCAGTTCTGTTGGCTGCAGCCTGAGCAGCGGCCCACGGCCGAGGAGGTGCACCTGCTGCTGTCCTACCTCTGCGCCAAGGGCGCCACAGAGGCGGAGGAAGAGTTTGAGCGGCGCTGGCGCTCGCTGCGGCCGGGCGGGGGTGGCACCGGCCCCGGGCTGGCCGGCCTGGCTCTGGGGGGTGCGGGCGAGCTGGCGGCTGCCTCGTCCTTCCCGCTGCTGGAGCAGTTCGCGGGCGACGGCTTCCATGCGGATGGGGACGACGTGCTGACGGTGACAGAGACGAGCCGCGGCCTCAACTTCGAGTACAAGTGGGAGGCGGGCCGCAGTGCTGAGCCCTTCCCGCCGCCCGGGGGCCCAGCAAGCCCCAGCCACACGGCGCGCCTGCAGGAGCTCTGTGCCCCCGACGGCGCGCCCCCTGGCGTGGTGCCCGTGCTCAGCGCGCACAGCCCCTCGGTGGGCAGTGAGTACTTCATCCGGCTGGAGGAGCCCGCGCCCGCTGCCGGCCACGATCCTGACTGCGCCGgctgcacccccagcccccacgccGTGGGCCTGCTCCCCGATGGCGGTGACCAGGACAATGACTCGGAGGGCAGCGTGGCTGCCTCATTGGCCATGGAGCCGCTGTTGGGCCACGTGCCGTCCCCCGCGGGGTCCTGGGGCCACTGTGACTACTATCTGCACGGGAGCCACGCCCGGGACCTGCCCTGCTCCCTGGGCTCGCCCTCACCGGGGACCCTCATGCTggcagagcccagggaggaggaCAGTGACTGGGGCGCAGCTGCCTTCTGCCCACCCTTCTTGGAGGACCCACTGGGCACGTCCCCCTCAGGGAGCTCTGGGGCCCAGCCATCCCcgggtggggaggtggtgggggaggccgAGGCGTGCAGAGCTGCCCAGCATAGACACTGGAGTTCCAACGCGTCCGCCAACAACAATAGTGGCAGCCGAGGGCCAGGTTCCTGGGACACGGGGTATGTGGGTGGGTGCATGGGCTGCTGTCCCAGCACAGACCACACAGTACAGGCCGTCCCTGAGCTGGGCGGTCCCCTGGCCCTGGAGGACACCACGGAGCCTCTCCTTGGGCTACAGGGGGTCTCCTCTGGCCAGGAGCTCGGCCGCTGCCTTGGCCTCCGTCATCTGCGTCCTGCTGGGGGcctgccacctgccacctgccTGCTGCCGTCCTCCCAGACACAGGTGGCCATAAGCGGGGGTGACCACCCCCAGACAGAGCCCAGGCTTGCTGAGGAGGCTGAGGGCTCTGCCAGACCTCAGAGACCCCTaccatccctccctgccccatccccagagGGAGCCccgcttcctgctgaggaggctGGTGCCCTTGCCAGCCTGCCTGCCTTGCCCATGCCCGCTGGCAGCTGGGAGACTGCCCCCGAGGTAGCCCCGAGCCTGGATAGCTGCCCTGTTTCCTCCGAGCTGGAGGCGACAGTCAGTGAGGACGAGGACATGACAGAGGCCACTTCTGGCATCTTCACAGATGCGTCCAGTGACGGCCCGCCCACAGAGAAGCCTGATGTGACGCCGGCCTTCCGCTCCCTGCAGAAGCAGGTGGGGACCCCCGACTCTGTGGACTCCCTAGATATCCCCTCTTCTGCCACTGATGGTGGCGGCTGCGAGGTCTTCAGCCCCTCCGTTATTGGCACTCCTGGTGGGCAGCCACGAGCCCTGGATAGTGGCTACGACACGGAGAACTATGAGTCCCCTGAGTTTGTGCTCAAGGAAGCACACGAACCATGCGATCCCGAGGTCTTTGGGGAGCTGGTCTCCGAGGGTGAGAGCCCCGGGCCCGAGATGCAGCTCTCCACCTCCCTTGGAGGCCTCAGCGAGAAGAACCCCTACCGTGACTCAGCCTACTTTTCGGACCTCGATACAGAGCCTGAGTCCACCTCGGGCCcccaggagaagggaggaagtgCCCTGGCCTCCAGGCTAGAGCTGGACCTGGAAAGCCCTGGGCTGCCGTCTGCACAGCCCTCCCCTGAGTCTGGGTTGCCCCAGGGGGCACAGGGCACGGGCCCCACGGGCATGCCACCGCTGCTACTGCCGCCGCCAGAGGACCCTTCTCCAGAGTCCAGCAGCACCTGCGCGGAGGGCCCCAGACTGGAGCCTCCTTGGCCCCAAGGCCCTGCAAGAGGGCCTGCAGGGCCCAGCCCGGAGCGCTCCAAGGTTTTCCTGCTGACCCCAGTGCCACTGAGCTCAGAGAGCCACCACCCTGACCTCCAGGAGGCCGCAGTGCTGCTGTCCGGGCCCGCCCAGCAAGAACGGACAGGGGGCCCCAGCACCCCCAGAACCCCACTGTGCCTGGCTTTGCCGGGACTGCCTGCAGCCCCCGAGGGCCggccggaggaggaggaggaggacagtgaGGACAGCGACGAGTCCGATGAGGAGCTGCGCTGCTACAGCGTCCAGGAGCCCAGCGAGGAGAGCGAGGAGGAGGCGCCGCCTGTGCCCGTGGTGGTGGCCGAGAGCCAGAGCGCGCGCAACCTGCGCGGGCTCCTCAAGATGCCCAGCCTGCTGTCCGAGGCCTTCTGCGAGGACCTGGAGCGCAAGAAGAAAGCCGTGTCCTTCTTCGACGACGTCACCGTCTACCTCTTCGACCAG GAGAGCCCCACCCGGGAGCTCGGGGAGCCCCTCCCTGGCGCCAAGGAGTCGCCCCCCGCCTTCCTGGCGGGCGGACCCCGCACACCCGGCGCCCCCGGCCGGCCCCGGCCGGCGGACCGCTCCCCCGACGGCCCCGCGACCCCTGCGGCGGAGGACG GCGGCGGGCTGGCGTGGGACGACGGCTTCCCGCAGACGCCGGGCCCCGAGGCCGGCCTgcccgcccccgccgcgcccccCAAGCCGGCCGCGCCCGGCCCCTTCTCGCGCTTCACCGTGTCGCCGGCGCCCGCGTCCCGCTTCTCCATCACGCACGTCTCGGACTCGGACGCCGGGTCCGTGGGAG